Proteins encoded together in one Dermacentor variabilis isolate Ectoservices chromosome 2, ASM5094787v1, whole genome shotgun sequence window:
- the LOC142571966 gene encoding COMM domain-containing protein 1-like, giving the protein MSKEAFFGLLSGLAQRLYYSDPDATDELLKNELYPSLSDEHFSKLVSKATTVLRTLAASNMDWTQLEAFLTSQTKRQEGGLTQEQAECTSRFWRNHRARVRASVVAQSRWNPGLDSCSWRVDLEGPTAQVTLGELHFQMGKLELESLLESIAAIQVALDKHCPRAK; this is encoded by the exons ATGAGTAAAGAAGCATTTTTCGGCCTTCTAAGCGGCTTAGCCCAGCGGTTGTATTACAGTGACCCTGATGCAACGGACGAATTGTTGAAAAATGAACTGTATCCTTCACTTTCGGATGAACATTTTTCCAAATTGGTCTCCAAGGCAACGACAGTACTGAGG ACGCTTGCTGCGTCTAACATGGACTGGACACAGCTGGAGGCGTTCCTCacatcgcagaccaagcgacaggAAGGCGGCCTGACTCAGGAGCAAGCGGAGTGCACTTCTCGGTTCTGGAGAAACCACCGTGCGCGCGTGCGGGCCAGTGTTGTGGCTCAGAGTCGCTGGAATCCGGGCCTAGACTCGTGCTCGTGGAGGGTGGACCTCGAAGGCCCCACGGCGCAAGTGACTTTGGGAGAACTGCACTTTCAGATGGGCAAGCTGGAACTCGAGTCCTTGCTCGAGAGTATCGCTGCTATTCAAGTTGCCTTGGACAAACACTGCCCCAGAGCGAAGTGA